The following are from one region of the Schistocerca cancellata isolate TAMUIC-IGC-003103 chromosome 11, iqSchCanc2.1, whole genome shotgun sequence genome:
- the LOC126108325 gene encoding speckle-type POZ protein-like: MEAVQEVSLGALLDAGDGAVVTLVAGDTRLVAHRAVLAARSPVIAAMFRHGTPEASSGQLAVPDVEGPVLQELLGYLYTLQAPQLPGMAHQLLAAADRYGVSVLKAECEQQVAAQLSVETAAATAVLAIRHSADSLKQAAVAYIKAHLVSVMATQGWADAMHSQPEDLIDVCRLVSDPPVEGR, encoded by the coding sequence ATGGAAGCAGTGCAGGAGGTGAGCTTGGGCGCCCTGCTGGACGCTGGGGACGGCGCCGTGGTGACTCTGGTGGCCGGCGACACGCGGCTGGTGGCGCACAGGGCCGTCCTGGCCGCCAGGAGCCCCGTGATTGCCGCCATGTTCCGCCACGGCACGCCGGAGGCCAGCAGCGGCCAGCTCGCAGTCCCTGACGTGGAGGGCCCGGTACTGCAAGAGCTGCTGGGCTACCTCTACACCCTGCAGGCGCCCCAGCTGCCCGGCATGGCCCACCAGCTGCTGGCCGCCGCTGACAGATACGGAGTGTCCGTCCTGAAGGCAGAGTGTGAGCAGCAGGTGGCCGCACAGCTGTCCGTCGAGACTGCGGCGGCCACCGCTGTCCTCGCGATTAGGCACTCTGCTGACAGCCTGAAGCAGGCCGCCGTCGCCTACATTAAGGCCCACTTGGTCAGTGTGATGGCCACGCAGGGCTGGGCAGATGCAATGCATAGCCAGCCTGAAGATTTGATCGATGTGTGTCGGCTGGTATCTGATCCACCTGTGGAAGGCAGGTGA